The genomic region GACCCTGTCGACATGGAGCCTGTGATGGGAGAGTGCGTGACCGAGACGCTGGGGTACGACGGCGGCCGGAAGGTGACGGTGTATCTCCCGGCTCGGCCGCCGGAGGCGGTCGTGTTTGCCGGCGATGGCCAGGTGACTGCGCCTTGGGGCCGCGCTCTCGAGGCGGCCAGCGGACCGCCCACCATGCTCGTCGCCGCACACCGTGCGGCGGACGAGACGGTGAGGCTCCACGAGTACTCTCCGGGTTTTGATCCGGAACGGTTCGCCGCGCACGAGAGGTTCTTCGTCGGGGACGTGCGCTCGTGGGTGCACTCTCGTTTCGGCGTTGCGTTGCCCGCCGCCCGTACGGGCGTGTTCGGTGTCTCGGCGAGTGGAGAGATGTCGCTCGCCCTCGGGTTACGGCACCCGGAGATCTACGGAGCGATCTTGTGCGCGTCGCCCGGTGGAGGCTTCCGACCGCCTGCCGAGATAGGAGGCGTGGTTCCGCGCACGTACCTGGTCGCGGG from Motilibacter peucedani harbors:
- a CDS encoding alpha/beta hydrolase; amino-acid sequence: MEPVMGECVTETLGYDGGRKVTVYLPARPPEAVVFAGDGQVTAPWGRALEAASGPPTMLVAAHRAADETVRLHEYSPGFDPERFAAHERFFVGDVRSWVHSRFGVALPAARTGVFGVSASGEMSLALGLRHPEIYGAILCASPGGGFRPPAEIGGVVPRTYLVAGRQEPFFLENATRWAHALRGAGAQVALTERPGSHGGRFWREELPLMVAWAFQQ